In the genome of Quercus robur chromosome 3, dhQueRobu3.1, whole genome shotgun sequence, one region contains:
- the LOC126719564 gene encoding uncharacterized protein LOC126719564 — protein sequence MLDKAVRDGLMSGFRVGPVGNSLQVSHLLFADDTLVFCDADLGQILFLRLVLFWFEVVSGLNINMGKFELVPVSVVPNIVDMVDVLGCKQGSFPMQYLGLPLGANVRDRSVWNLILEKVERRLASWKRLYLSKGGKVTLIKSTLSNFPTYFLSLFPIPIGFANRIEQLQRNFLWSGMGD from the coding sequence ATGTTGGATAAGGCAGTGAGGGATGGGCTCATGTCTGGTTTTAGGGTGGGTCCTGTAGGGAACTCTTTGCAGGTGTCCCATCTTCTATTCGCCGATGATACCCTAGTCTTTTGTGATGCTGATCTTGGTCAGATTCTGTTTCTCCGGCTAGTGCTGTTTTGGTTTGAAGTAGTTTCTGGGCTGAATATTAATATGGGCAAATTTGAATTGGTCCCTGTGAGTGTGGTTCCTAATATAGTAGATATGGTGGATGTGCTCGGGTGCAAGCAAGGCTCCTTTCCAATGCAGTACCTAGGTCTTCCTTTGGGTGCTAATGTCAGAGATAGATCTGTTTGGAATCTAATTTTGGAGAAGGTGGAGAGGAGGTTAGCAAGTTGGAAACGTCTATATCTCTCCAAAGGAGGTAAAGTTACTCTTATTAAGAGTACGTTGTCCAATTTTCCaacttattttctctctctgtttcctATCCCAATAGGGTTTGCGAACCGTATTGAGCAACTTCAACGGAATTTTCTCTGGAGTGGTATGGGGgattag
- the LOC126717889 gene encoding 4-hydroxybenzoate polyprenyltransferase, mitochondrial-like → MARYLAGGALRVCRLQKSSLSSSSFYLARSIFNPLSSPPPPPPPPPTTTFYQIPIPNPNYSNTFTPTSEIFKFGCDFRSVAHISTSSVEEKNNDDDDDGDRSKAAAAARAVVSTSWIDLYLPKHVQPYARLARLDKPIGTWLLAWPCMWSISLAAIPGHLPDFKMMLLFGCGSLLLRGAGCTVNDLIDRDIDTKVERTKLRPVASGLLSPFQGLCFLGFQLLLGLGILLQLNDYSCILGASSLLLVFSYPLMKRFTFWPQAYLGLTFNWGALLGWAAVKGSLDPAIVLPLYISGVFWTLVYDTIYAHQDKEDDLKVGVKSTALRFGDSTKEWINGFGIASISSLALCGYNAGIGWPYYAFLTAASGQLAWQIWTVDLSSRADCNRKFVSNKWFGAIIFSGILFGRISS, encoded by the exons ATGGCTCGGTATTTGGCGGGTGGAGCATTGCGTGTGTGTAGGCTTCAGAaatcctctctttcttcttcttccttctatCTCGCTCGCTCCATCTTCAATCCCCtatcttctcctcctcctcctcctcctcctcctcctactACAACCTTTTACCAAATCCCAATCCCTAACCCTAATTATTCCAACACCTTCACTCCCACctctgaaattttcaaattcggTTGCGATTTTCGATCCGTTGCCCACATTTCAACAAGCAGCGTTGAGGAAAAgaacaatgatgatgatgatgatggtgatcgATCCAAGGCGGCGGCGGCGGCAAGGGCGGTGGTGTCTACTTCTTGGATTGACTTGTATTTGCCGAAACATGTTCAACCTTATGCTCGTCTCGCTCGCCTCGATAAGCCCATTGGGACTTGGCTCCTTGCTTGGCCTTGTATGTG GTCGATTAGCTTGGCGGCAATTCCGGGACATTTGCCTGATTTTAAGATGATGTTGCTGTTTGGTTGTGGATCTTTGCTTCTCAGGGGTGCTGGATGTACCGTAAATGACCTCATCGATCGTGACATTGATACAAAG GTGGAACGTACAAAGTTGCGACCAGTTGCAAGTGGTCTTTTGTCACCATTTCAAGGGCTTTGTTTTCTTGGGTTTCAGTTGCTTTTGGGTCTTGGGATTCTCCTTCAATTGAATGATTATAG CTGCATTTTGGGGGCTTCATCCTTGTTGCTAGTATTCTCCTATCCTCTTATGAAGAGGTTTACATTTTGG CCTCAAGCCTATCTAGGTTTGACCTTTAACTGGGGTGCTCTGTTAGGCTGGGCTGCGGTTAAAGGAAGTCTGGATCCAGCTATAGTGCTCCCATTGTACATTTCTGGAGTATTTTGGACTCTTGTGTATGATACGATATATGCACATCAG GATAAAGAAGATGATTTGAAAGTGGGTGTTAAGTCTACAGCTTTGAGATTTGGGGATTCGACTAAGGAGTGGATTAATGGGTTTGGAATAGCATCCATCAGTAGTCTTGCCCTCTGTGGATATAATGCTGGGATTG GGTGGCCATATTATGCATTTCTGACAGCTGCATCTGGACAATTAGCTTGGCAGATATGGACGGTTGACCTATCATCACGTGCTGACTGCAATAGGAA ATTTGTTTCCAACAAGTGGTTTGGTGCTATTATTTTCAGTGGGATCTTATTTGGAAGAATTTCATCATAG